GAGAAGTCATGGCCAAGGAGAAGTTCGATAGATCCAAACCCCACGTGAACATCGGGACCATCGGTCACGTGGACCACGGGAAGACGTCGCTGACCGCCGCCATCACCAAGGTGCT
Above is a genomic segment from Hyalangium gracile containing:
- a CDS encoding GTP-binding protein — its product is MAKEKFDRSKPHVNIGTIGHVDHGKTSLTAAITKVL